A stretch of DNA from Dokdonia sp. PRO95:
ATATTGCAGAGATGACAAAGGATATCAATAGGCTAGAGACGATTACAAATCGTTTTAGTAAGATAGGCTCTGTCCCAGATCTAGAAGAAGTAGATATTATAGCAGAGACACAAGAGGCTTATGATTATCTAAGTAAGAGAAGTTCAAAACTCATAAACTTTACACTAGACGTTCCTCAAGGGGAGTTGCCTGTAATGCTCAATAAAGAGCTTTATGGATGGACTTTTGAGAACCTCATTAAAAATGCGATTGATGCCATGAAAGGTAAGGGAGCATTGACAATTGCTATATCACGTGACACGAGATTTGCCAAAATACTCATTACAGACACAGGTAAAGGAATCCCAAAATCTAAGTTTAATAGTGTCTTTGAACCAGGCTTTACTACAAAAAAGCGTGGTTGGGGTCTTGGTCTTTCCCTCGCGAGGCGCATTGTAGAGGAGTATCACGATGGGCGCATTAAAGTATTAGAATCTGAAGTAAATAAAGGAACCACTATGCAAATTTCCCTACGACTAGCCGAATGAATACACGTATAAAAAATATAAAGGAAGAGCTCATAAGTGACCAGTGGGCAACGCTTAAAAAAGTCCATTTTGATTATCAGAATGAAGATGGCTCTTGGGATCAGGTGCGCCGCGAAGTTTATGATCGTGGTGATGGAGCTTGCGCGCTGCTTTATAATGTAAATAGGCAAACGGTATTACTCATAAAACAATTTAGACTGCCAGCTTATCTTAATGAGCACGATGGTTTCCTCGTTGAGGCATGTGCAGGCATGATAGAAGATGAGACCCCAGAGCAAACGATTATTAGGGAGATAGAAGAGGAGATGGGTTACCGCATTGATAGCCTTACGAAGGCGGGTGACTTTTTTATGACTCCTGGCGCAAGTACGGAGCGTATTCATATGTTTCTTGCGTCATATGAGGAAAAACAAAAAGTAAGTGATGGTGGTGGTTTGGCAACAGAACATGAAGATATTACTGTGGTTGAGTACGCTTTCGCGAAAGCGTTAAAAGCATTAAAAAATGGTGAGATAAGAGATGCAAAAACCGTAATCTTGCTGCAAAATTTGGCGCTTTCTGGAATCATGGAAAGATCTAACTAGCCAAATACATCGTACTTCTTTTATGACAACCGAATTAAAGACCATACAGACGACTATTTTACAATGTAACTGCCCAGAATGCTACAGTAATAGTGGCCTTGAATTAAGTTTCAAACAAGAGTGGAAAGACACTTTCTGGGTAAAAAAAGCGACAGATGTTGTACGTGAAGAGATATACTGCAAGCACTGTGAGTTCCCTATTTATCCCGTAAAATGGACCGAAGATATTGAGCGTCTCTATGAGTACAATCTAAAACGCGCCGAAAAAGAAACCTTCTTTAAAGTAAAGTCACAAACCTATGTGATAGGGGCAATAGCTGTAGCAGTTATCGCTATTGTGGTTTTTGCGTTGGTTAGTAGTTTGTAAATTTAAAATCCATAAGCTATTTTAAACAGTACCGTACGTTCTTGTATAAATGTACGTGTGTCACTTATGAGAAATTGATTAAAGCTATTTTCGTTTTTAAAACGAGTATCAAATATATTATCTACATCGATAGTAAACGTCCAGGGGCTGTCTTCTTGAGCATATAGCAGAGAGGTATTCCCTAATGAGAACCTATTAATCTGACTAAGTGATTTATTTTCGTAGTATGTAAAGTTATAATCTGCATCAATCACAAAGTCCTTAAAAAATCGATACTCTAGATGTACAGATGGGTTGATCTGAGTAAAGTTTGAGCTGGTAGTTGCAGACTCAAATATATTAAAACGCTGGTTCCAATTGAATTCAACGTTTGGTGCATTTTTAAAGCGGGTTTCTAAACCTAAAGAATACGAATAGCTTTGCGATTCAAAATCTTGAAGTACCGTGTTTATCACACGCGAATAATCTGATAAGGATGCGGTACTTCCTACCTTTATCTTATAGTCTCCTAGTAGTTTTGTGTATTGAATATTGCCACTATAGCTGTTTTCTGGTAGCGATGTATAGACAAGTGTATTAATTTGATCGATACCTTCTATTACAGTATTATTTCTAATGGATTGTAGCCTGTTTGTATAATTAAAACCAGCATTTAAGAAGGTTCCCTTAAATAGGCTAAATTTACTATAGGTAATCCTGGCACTATGATATAACTCATTTTCTAGCCGCTCATTACCTGTAAATACTTGATTAAAGGAGCTAAGCCTCAATCTATTTGCAAACTGGCTTGCTTCTCCAAAACGTGAGTTGAGATTGTAGCGCAGCTTCACTTTATGTGAGCTGTTAAGTTCCCAGTCTACGCTGAACTCTGGAAGTACTACAGTTTTTCCAGTTTGACGAAGCTCGGTGTCCAGCTGCTTTATTTTCCAATCATAATAGTGATAGAAGATACCAGGTTTAAATATAAATTTACCTGCTTTTGCTTTGTACTGCATCCCTGCATAGGTGTCAGAAAGGCGATAGTCTAGGTCATTATCAAATCCAGCAGATGTAAAGTTATTAGTACTATTTTCTAGCTCTTGAGAATCGCTAGTATCATATTGCTGATCAATGTAGCGTATGCCAGCTTCTGGGTAGATGTGGTGAAAACGGTGTAACACCCAGTAGTGCTTTACATTAAAGTTGAGGTCATGCCCCTTGTTTTTGCGCACTTGGTCAAGCAGGATAGCATCCCCAGTGTTTTCTATAGGAATGACACCTGTAAAAATAGGTCTATTAAAATTCCAATCTCCTCGAGTATCAGTATCTACATATTTATGACTTAGATTTATAGATGTAGTATGCTTGCGAGTAAATTGTTTATTGACACTTAATTTTTGCGTAATATCTGAAGAGCTTGGAATGTTTTTTTGATTTAAAAAGGTGCTCTCTGTAGCTGTAAATGAATCCAAAGAAGAGTTTCCCTCACCACTATTAGTTTTTAAGAATACTTCATAGTTCATATCAAGGTTTTCTTCTCCCATGTAGCGTAAAGAAGCTTTAGTAAGACTAAAAAACAAGCTGTTCTCTTGAGTTGTCGTGCGCTGTTCATCAATGTTT
This window harbors:
- a CDS encoding NUDIX domain-containing protein; translation: MNTRIKNIKEELISDQWATLKKVHFDYQNEDGSWDQVRREVYDRGDGACALLYNVNRQTVLLIKQFRLPAYLNEHDGFLVEACAGMIEDETPEQTIIREIEEEMGYRIDSLTKAGDFFMTPGASTERIHMFLASYEEKQKVSDGGGLATEHEDITVVEYAFAKALKALKNGEIRDAKTVILLQNLALSGIMERSN
- a CDS encoding outer membrane beta-barrel protein yields the protein MGLSSFAQTIVINGKILDTLQSPLPNTNILFFPTIQNEDKVRFSITDQEGFYQVTLKENISYLMEISYLGFATYTDTIQLTQDTVKIITLKPSTQSLEEIILTERTPIKIREDTITYRPEKFLTGEERKLRDVLKKLPGLDVDRAGNVTVNGKEVTKLLVDGKEFFTGDEKLGVNNIPADVIDEIEALDNYNEVSFLKGLSDSEQLALNIKLKEGKKKFAFGELEAGGGIEDRYLLHPTLFYYSPKTSVNVIGDFNNIGKKSFTTKDYIDFEGGFSRLAEDPSAYFKLYNDEFARFLSQRDFTFNRNNFGALSINQTLTPQLDLSGYTILSGGDLKTRQENSITYLSGQNIDEQRTTTQENSLFFSLTKASLRYMGEENLDMNYEVFLKTNSGEGNSSLDSFTATESTFLNQKNIPSSSDITQKLSVNKQFTRKHTTSINLSHKYVDTDTRGDWNFNRPIFTGVIPIENTGDAILLDQVRKNKGHDLNFNVKHYWVLHRFHHIYPEAGIRYIDQQYDTSDSQELENSTNNFTSAGFDNDLDYRLSDTYAGMQYKAKAGKFIFKPGIFYHYYDWKIKQLDTELRQTGKTVVLPEFSVDWELNSSHKVKLRYNLNSRFGEASQFANRLRLSSFNQVFTGNERLENELYHSARITYSKFSLFKGTFLNAGFNYTNRLQSIRNNTVIEGIDQINTLVYTSLPENSYSGNIQYTKLLGDYKIKVGSTASLSDYSRVINTVLQDFESQSYSYSLGLETRFKNAPNVEFNWNQRFNIFESATTSSNFTQINPSVHLEYRFFKDFVIDADYNFTYYENKSLSQINRFSLGNTSLLYAQEDSPWTFTIDVDNIFDTRFKNENSFNQFLISDTRTFIQERTVLFKIAYGF